From a region of the Aeoliella mucimassa genome:
- a CDS encoding M56 family metallopeptidase, giving the protein MNDSLESIAIALLRTTLVTSVAAVAAMALLRLLKIHRARTHRIVWLLVLAQGWLLWPYTWSVEVAPVQTSVIVSPTIEASYADGPLVASSSLPRSSGEPAFDMPLLLTRIVLATWGIGVLSLVLLSVVRYLRVYSSGRPGELVSEPHWFAEWDQVRQECGLRSAAELRTTRDTGPLVCWVPWILLVLVPKSLWAKLERTERQAILRHELAHCQRGDLWKNLVVRLLALPQWFNPLVWLAVRRFEEAGEWACDEQVARASGASPATDYARVLLHVADYATQVPAGTVGLTGGQLSRRIQRLIHSPNMEVREMRSYLLLLMLIVIGLFQVIRIERVEAEEPATNAALNPLTSDEPAAAPTPKSKYSFDQPYVIEPPDILLINVTGDEQVSGEHLVGPDGRVNLGSFGSVSVTGCTLEEAKQAVEKKLSPYYHAPVVSVDVFAYNSKKCYVITKHPSGDNVVSIPITGNETVLDAIARIGGVKGQAKLWIDRPAEKATDSLIKQVDYQALTQGEDTSTNFQLLPSDRLFIEYPDPTRLRQALEADSQTIAKLRRTESGLFQVEKESDTVAPPTPFAYDEQPQASDSQTVTVRTRIVTDPKQNLRAIEGLKSGTSITGESQILEGLLGVLDKNDLSKVLATPSITVRNGQVAQVGIDSNESSDTPNLAIKLLNHHSGKLVIFDAEVSVTGLAGGSSESKSTFALNAGESFLTRIPQEHMKESEDIYLLITRE; this is encoded by the coding sequence GCTGTTGGTCCTCGCCCAGGGATGGCTGTTGTGGCCATACACCTGGAGCGTGGAAGTCGCACCGGTGCAAACGTCGGTTATTGTGTCCCCAACCATCGAAGCAAGTTATGCGGATGGCCCCTTGGTTGCATCCAGTTCGCTCCCCAGATCGTCCGGGGAACCAGCGTTCGACATGCCGCTGCTGCTCACGCGAATCGTGTTGGCGACGTGGGGAATTGGGGTTCTATCACTCGTGCTGCTGAGCGTGGTTCGCTATCTGCGAGTTTATTCCAGCGGCCGACCTGGTGAGCTGGTAAGCGAGCCACATTGGTTTGCCGAATGGGATCAAGTCCGCCAGGAGTGCGGTCTGAGGAGCGCGGCCGAACTTCGCACCACCCGCGATACGGGTCCGCTCGTCTGCTGGGTGCCTTGGATACTGCTGGTATTGGTGCCGAAGTCCCTATGGGCGAAGCTCGAACGGACCGAACGCCAAGCGATCCTACGACACGAGTTGGCCCACTGTCAGCGGGGCGACCTGTGGAAGAACCTCGTCGTGCGATTGCTTGCGCTGCCGCAATGGTTCAATCCCCTCGTCTGGCTCGCAGTCCGGCGATTTGAAGAAGCGGGCGAGTGGGCGTGCGACGAGCAAGTCGCCCGGGCCAGCGGAGCCTCGCCCGCGACCGACTACGCCCGCGTGTTGTTGCACGTGGCCGACTACGCGACACAAGTTCCCGCAGGCACCGTGGGGCTGACAGGCGGGCAGCTTTCGAGACGGATTCAACGACTCATTCATTCACCAAACATGGAGGTTCGGGAAATGCGAAGCTATCTACTGCTGCTGATGTTGATCGTAATCGGACTGTTTCAGGTCATCCGTATCGAACGCGTGGAGGCCGAGGAGCCAGCCACCAACGCTGCGCTGAATCCGCTTACTTCCGACGAACCTGCTGCCGCTCCAACTCCTAAGTCCAAGTATTCATTCGATCAACCCTATGTGATCGAACCGCCAGACATCCTGCTTATCAACGTCACTGGCGACGAGCAAGTCTCCGGCGAACACCTGGTAGGCCCCGATGGTCGGGTGAACCTGGGCTCCTTTGGCTCGGTAAGCGTTACAGGTTGCACGCTGGAGGAAGCCAAGCAAGCGGTTGAGAAGAAACTATCGCCCTACTACCACGCTCCTGTCGTGTCGGTGGATGTGTTCGCCTACAACAGCAAAAAATGCTACGTGATCACCAAACATCCCAGCGGCGACAACGTGGTCTCCATCCCCATTACTGGCAACGAAACCGTACTCGATGCAATCGCTCGCATCGGCGGGGTCAAAGGTCAGGCGAAGCTGTGGATCGATCGTCCGGCAGAGAAAGCAACCGATAGTCTCATCAAGCAGGTCGATTACCAGGCCCTTACCCAAGGCGAAGACACCAGCACTAACTTCCAGCTACTCCCCAGCGACCGGCTGTTCATCGAATACCCCGATCCAACTCGCCTTCGACAAGCCTTGGAAGCAGATAGTCAAACGATCGCCAAATTACGACGTACCGAGTCAGGTTTGTTTCAGGTAGAAAAGGAGTCGGACACCGTCGCTCCTCCCACTCCGTTTGCCTATGATGAGCAACCCCAAGCATCCGATTCGCAGACGGTGACCGTCCGCACTCGCATCGTCACCGATCCCAAGCAAAACCTTCGTGCTATCGAAGGACTTAAAAGTGGCACCTCCATCACCGGTGAGTCGCAAATCCTTGAGGGGCTACTCGGAGTACTGGATAAGAACGATCTCTCCAAGGTACTCGCGACTCCCTCGATTACCGTGCGGAATGGTCAAGTCGCCCAGGTTGGCATCGACAGCAACGAGTCGTCTGACACCCCAAACCTGGCCATCAAGCTGCTCAATCACCATAGCGGCAAGCTGGTGATTTTCGACGCCGAGGTGAGTGTCACCGGACTCGCAGGGGGCTCGTCCGAGAGCAAAAGCACGTTTGCCCTGAACGCTGGCGAGTCGTTTCTCACGCGGATTCCTCAAGAACACATGAAAGAATCGGAGGACATCTACCTGCTGATCACCCGCGAGTAG
- a CDS encoding PIG-L deacetylase family protein, with amino-acid sequence MSSTSPRMLVIAPHPDDEILGVGGTMARFTQAGGELTVLTVAAHMPPLYPKEVHEQTVAEAHQAHAVVGACRSEFLDYPAALMDDVRVPDFNRRIHEVVQQVAPDVLLIPYPDRHIDHRLIFDAAMVVSRPVGMGRGIKLVAAYETISETHWNAPHIEPNFTPNWVVDITDTIETKLAAMACYESQVHTFPQPRSVEALKALALFRGSQAGFGYGEGFHVIRMTAPPEMFIGG; translated from the coding sequence ATGAGCAGCACCTCGCCACGGATGTTAGTGATCGCTCCCCACCCCGACGACGAAATTCTCGGGGTCGGCGGCACCATGGCCCGCTTTACCCAGGCCGGCGGGGAGCTGACCGTACTTACGGTTGCGGCTCATATGCCTCCGTTGTATCCCAAGGAGGTCCACGAGCAAACCGTCGCCGAGGCGCATCAGGCCCACGCGGTGGTGGGAGCCTGCCGATCGGAGTTTCTCGACTACCCTGCCGCGCTAATGGACGACGTCCGCGTGCCCGACTTCAATCGCCGCATTCACGAGGTCGTGCAGCAGGTGGCCCCCGACGTGCTACTGATCCCCTACCCCGATCGGCACATCGACCACCGCCTGATTTTCGACGCCGCGATGGTCGTCTCGCGACCGGTCGGCATGGGCCGCGGCATCAAGCTGGTCGCCGCCTACGAGACGATCAGCGAAACGCACTGGAACGCCCCGCACATCGAGCCAAATTTCACGCCTAACTGGGTGGTCGACATCACCGACACCATTGAGACCAAGCTCGCTGCCATGGCGTGCTACGAAAGCCAGGTGCACACGTTCCCCCAACCACGCTCGGTCGAGGCCCTCAAGGCACTGGCCCTGTTCCGCGGCAGCCAGGCCGGGTTCGGGTACGGTGAAGGGTTCCACGTGATCCGCATGACCGCCCCGCCCGAGATGTTCATCGGTGGGTAA
- a CDS encoding dihydroorotase, translating into MRTRIKNAQVVFPDMIAAVDVVIENGKIADIDPAVQTPADEIVDASGLHLLPGMIDDQVHFREPGLTHKEDLAHASRACAKGGITTFLEMPNTVPNATTRELLEQKLNLAAEKSIVNYGFYIGATPDNIDELKQATRTPGIKIFIGSSTGDLLVDEQEALERIFAETTLPLTAHCEDESTVRANREQVGETTDVADHSRIRDHRAAVIATTRAMDLAFRHDHRFHVLHVSTAAECNFLADHQELVTGEACPHHLFFNVDDYERLGTLVQMNPSLKTADDNEAIWQALLDGRLQVVATDHAPHTLDEKRQSYPKSPSGLPAVENSLALMLNEVNRGRCTIDQVVHWMADAPARVWDIVGKGRIEGGYDADLVLVDMNKTQTVSNLTQLTKCGWSPWDGVELTGWPVRTWVHGHTVFAEGKITAEQPGREAKYDHPRGGYWATQY; encoded by the coding sequence TTGCGTACGCGAATCAAGAATGCTCAGGTGGTGTTTCCCGACATGATTGCTGCGGTCGACGTGGTGATCGAAAATGGCAAGATTGCCGACATCGACCCGGCAGTGCAGACGCCGGCCGACGAGATTGTCGACGCATCAGGCTTGCATCTGTTGCCGGGGATGATCGACGATCAAGTGCACTTTCGCGAACCGGGCCTGACCCACAAGGAAGACCTCGCCCACGCTTCGCGGGCGTGTGCCAAGGGTGGCATCACCACGTTCCTCGAGATGCCCAACACGGTGCCGAACGCGACCACTCGGGAACTGCTCGAGCAGAAGCTGAACCTGGCAGCTGAGAAGTCGATTGTGAACTACGGCTTCTACATCGGTGCGACCCCCGACAATATCGACGAGCTGAAGCAAGCCACGCGAACGCCTGGCATCAAGATCTTCATCGGCTCGAGCACTGGCGACTTGCTGGTTGACGAACAGGAAGCGTTGGAACGCATCTTTGCCGAAACCACGTTGCCGCTCACCGCTCACTGCGAGGACGAAAGCACCGTGCGGGCGAATCGCGAGCAGGTGGGCGAGACCACCGATGTGGCCGATCACTCGCGGATTCGCGATCATCGGGCGGCCGTGATCGCGACCACCCGGGCGATGGACCTGGCCTTTCGGCACGACCATCGATTCCACGTGCTGCACGTGTCGACCGCTGCGGAGTGCAATTTTCTGGCCGACCACCAGGAACTCGTCACCGGCGAAGCCTGCCCGCACCATCTGTTCTTCAACGTCGACGACTACGAGCGGCTCGGCACGCTGGTGCAGATGAATCCTTCGCTCAAGACCGCCGACGACAACGAGGCCATCTGGCAGGCGCTGCTCGACGGACGCCTGCAGGTGGTGGCCACCGACCACGCCCCGCACACGCTCGACGAGAAGCGTCAGTCGTATCCCAAGAGTCCCTCGGGATTGCCAGCGGTCGAAAACTCGCTGGCCCTGATGCTCAACGAGGTGAATCGTGGTCGCTGCACGATCGACCAGGTCGTGCATTGGATGGCCGACGCCCCCGCGCGGGTTTGGGACATCGTGGGCAAAGGGCGAATCGAAGGGGGCTACGATGCCGATCTGGTGCTGGTCGACATGAATAAGACCCAAACTGTTAGCAATCTCACACAACTCACTAAGTGTGGTTGGAGCCCCTGGGATGGGGTCGAACTCACCGGATGGCCGGTCCGTACCTGGGTGCATGGCCATACGGTTTTCGCGGAAGGTAAGATTACGGCCGAACAACCGGGCCGCGAAGCGAAATACGACCATCCACGTGGCGGTTACTGGGCGACGCAGTACTAA
- a CDS encoding DUF3352 domain-containing protein, with translation MAIVLSVQIVGHTQAAVPSSESLLPASTVAYLSVANPADLEQRFDRTQLGQFAQDPSLEPFVEQVRDSITEKMGDFRERIGITMDDLRGVAGGELAWSIVAREKGTAGSVLLVDTTGNAAARDALIKKIDSYLADRKATKDSVQASGQTITSYTVPAQNADDKTRYAAYFVAGDLLCVTDQLAVAEQLASRLGGTAPNPLKSLPEYAAVMSNCKDSGDFSDGHVRWFIQPFKLVDAIRTIRPRTREGEDRMAQFREQGFDAIQGIGGLIKVSPDAKRDFIHRTFIYAPAATGTEAGEKYRLAMNMFKTPNSSDMQLHNWTPRMIARYTTLNIDLLNAFDHFGTLFDSMIAGYPDAFETAMDRFKNDPFGPGIDFRNEIIASLGTRICAMTDYTLPIDTTSERFLVAIEVKPNKMATLQAAIAKYLEKDGYIKKELEGHDIWEFQPQEEEDFDIGLDGGLLDEPQEEEEQRLLTRSAVCASDGQLFIASDVEFLRLAFKQATENEALAESFDYQAVQAALENLAGGPQCSWTFTRTDEAMRPTYALLRENRLPQSESFFARMLNELLTPPEDQKNQLLREQKLDGSKLPSFELARRYFGPSGRTVRAEVDGWLMTGVLLNKAEN, from the coding sequence TTGGCTATCGTTTTGTCGGTGCAAATCGTCGGCCATACGCAGGCCGCGGTTCCTAGTAGCGAGTCGCTACTGCCGGCCAGTACGGTTGCCTATTTGAGTGTCGCCAACCCGGCCGACCTCGAACAACGCTTCGACCGCACCCAGCTTGGGCAGTTCGCCCAAGACCCGAGCCTCGAGCCATTCGTCGAGCAGGTGCGCGACAGCATCACCGAGAAGATGGGCGACTTCCGCGAGCGCATCGGCATCACCATGGACGATCTCCGCGGCGTAGCCGGCGGCGAGTTGGCCTGGTCGATCGTCGCCCGCGAGAAAGGGACCGCTGGTTCGGTGTTGCTCGTCGATACCACCGGCAACGCTGCTGCTCGCGATGCTCTGATCAAGAAGATTGATAGCTACCTGGCCGATCGCAAAGCCACCAAAGACTCGGTGCAAGCTTCGGGCCAGACGATTACCAGCTACACGGTTCCGGCTCAAAATGCCGACGACAAAACTCGCTACGCGGCTTACTTTGTCGCAGGCGATTTACTGTGCGTTACCGATCAGCTGGCCGTAGCCGAACAACTGGCGAGCCGGTTGGGTGGCACCGCACCGAATCCGCTGAAGTCGCTGCCAGAATACGCGGCCGTAATGAGCAACTGCAAAGACAGTGGCGATTTCAGTGACGGTCACGTGCGGTGGTTCATTCAGCCGTTCAAGCTGGTGGACGCCATTCGTACGATCCGCCCCCGCACCCGCGAGGGCGAAGATCGCATGGCCCAGTTCCGTGAACAAGGCTTCGATGCCATCCAAGGCATCGGCGGCCTGATCAAAGTGAGCCCCGACGCGAAGCGCGACTTCATCCACCGCACGTTCATCTACGCCCCCGCAGCTACGGGAACCGAAGCCGGAGAAAAGTATCGCTTGGCGATGAACATGTTCAAAACGCCCAATAGCAGCGACATGCAGCTGCACAATTGGACTCCGCGGATGATCGCTCGCTACACCACGCTGAACATCGACCTGCTGAATGCGTTTGATCATTTCGGCACCCTGTTCGATAGCATGATTGCAGGCTATCCCGACGCGTTCGAAACCGCCATGGACCGCTTTAAGAACGATCCCTTTGGTCCTGGCATTGATTTCCGCAACGAGATCATCGCCTCGCTCGGCACCCGTATTTGTGCGATGACCGACTACACGCTGCCGATCGACACGACCAGCGAGCGATTCCTGGTGGCCATCGAAGTAAAGCCGAATAAAATGGCGACCCTTCAGGCGGCGATTGCCAAGTACCTGGAGAAAGATGGCTACATCAAGAAGGAACTCGAGGGGCACGACATCTGGGAGTTCCAGCCTCAAGAGGAAGAGGACTTCGACATCGGTCTCGATGGCGGATTGCTCGACGAACCGCAAGAAGAGGAAGAGCAACGTCTGCTCACCCGTTCGGCGGTTTGTGCTTCCGACGGTCAGCTGTTCATCGCTTCGGACGTGGAGTTCCTGCGGTTGGCATTCAAGCAAGCGACCGAAAACGAAGCCCTCGCCGAGAGCTTCGACTACCAGGCCGTGCAAGCCGCGCTCGAGAACTTGGCCGGCGGCCCGCAATGCAGCTGGACCTTCACGCGTACCGACGAAGCAATGCGTCCCACGTATGCTTTGCTGCGTGAGAACCGGTTGCCGCAAAGCGAGTCGTTCTTCGCCCGCATGCTGAATGAACTGCTCACTCCGCCGGAGGATCAGAAGAACCAGCTGCTGCGTGAGCAAAAGCTCGATGGCAGCAAGCTGCCTTCGTTCGAACTCGCCCGGCGGTACTTCGGTCCGAGCGGCCGTACGGTGCGTGCCGAGGTAGATGGCTGGCTGATGACCGGCGTGTTGCTCAACAAGGCCGAGAACTAA
- a CDS encoding zf-HC2 domain-containing protein translates to MSHETRQDEWHPCSSGELSKLTARLERQYRREQVGAFMPVITAAALLIAVVGLGMFWTSDPPVARITCTECHDHFTAYHDHLLGTTPMADPEAHSMQAHLEHCQRCREAFEQQFPGLLADGLHQSGEWLARRDVQLPLAVSLRL, encoded by the coding sequence ATGTCGCACGAAACTCGACAAGATGAATGGCACCCTTGCTCGTCCGGCGAGCTGTCTAAACTTACGGCTCGGCTCGAACGCCAGTACCGCCGCGAGCAGGTCGGCGCGTTCATGCCGGTGATCACTGCGGCGGCGCTGTTGATCGCGGTCGTGGGACTCGGCATGTTCTGGACGAGCGACCCGCCGGTCGCGCGCATTACCTGCACTGAGTGTCACGATCACTTCACCGCGTATCACGACCACCTGCTCGGCACCACGCCGATGGCGGATCCCGAAGCCCACAGCATGCAGGCGCATCTCGAGCATTGCCAGCGATGCCGCGAAGCGTTCGAGCAGCAGTTCCCCGGCTTGCTGGCCGATGGCTTGCATCAGTCAGGCGAGTGGCTCGCCCGCCGCGACGTGCAACTGCCGCTGGCCGTATCGCTGCGTTTGTAG
- a CDS encoding Crp/Fnr family transcriptional regulator: MTEKLWFLKSCELFRRLEADDLAMLERRCLSRRFARAAPIYMPADEASGVLLMAEGRAKICSYTDEGKQAILAFVEPGEIFGELALLDSGEREEYAEAVEKSNIIFIPQDVIESLAERHAHVSLGITKLIGLRRRRIERRLKSLLFRSNRERLVSLLLELAEQYGQPTPDGVQLAIKLSHQDLASVIGSTRETVTVLLGELQTEEFLTLGRRKITITALDNLASSIKAPVPRLPRRALFPTV; encoded by the coding sequence ATGACTGAGAAGCTATGGTTCCTGAAGAGCTGTGAGCTATTCCGCCGACTCGAGGCGGACGATCTCGCCATGCTCGAACGACGCTGCCTGTCGAGGCGGTTCGCCAGAGCGGCACCGATCTACATGCCGGCCGACGAAGCGTCGGGCGTGCTCTTGATGGCCGAAGGTCGCGCAAAGATCTGTAGTTACACCGACGAAGGCAAGCAGGCCATCCTGGCGTTTGTCGAGCCAGGCGAAATTTTCGGCGAGCTAGCATTGCTCGACTCCGGCGAACGCGAAGAGTACGCCGAAGCGGTCGAAAAATCGAACATCATCTTCATTCCGCAGGACGTGATCGAGAGCCTGGCCGAGCGTCATGCCCACGTTTCGCTCGGCATTACCAAGCTGATTGGGTTGCGGCGGCGTCGCATCGAACGTCGGCTGAAGTCGCTCTTGTTCCGCTCGAATCGCGAACGCCTGGTCAGTTTGCTCCTGGAACTGGCCGAACAGTACGGCCAGCCCACTCCTGACGGGGTGCAGCTTGCCATTAAGCTATCGCACCAGGACCTGGCTAGCGTGATTGGTAGCACCCGCGAAACCGTGACCGTGCTGCTCGGCGAACTGCAGACCGAGGAGTTTCTGACACTCGGCCGGCGAAAAATCACGATTACCGCCCTCGATAACCTGGCCAGTAGCATCAAGGCTCCTGTGCCGCGATTGCCCAGGCGAGCGCTTTTTCCCACAGTGTGA